A region of the Arcobacter sp. F155 genome:
AAGCATCGGCAACTTTTAAATGTCCACCAGTTCCTCCACCAGTAACTACAACAGTTTTCTTCATTATTTAACCTTTTTTCTCATATCAACTGATTTACTTATAGACAATACCATACCTATTGCTATTGCCATAGATAGCATTGAAGAACCACCATAAGATAAAAGTGGAACTGCAATACCTTTAATAGGAATCATTCCTGAGATTCCATATGAATTAATTAAGAATGCAATTATAATCATTAAAGCTATACCAATAGTAAACAGGTGATAAATCTTATTTTCAACTCTTCCACTTATTTTAAAAATTCTAAGAACAATTAAAAACATAATTATACTAATAAGTACTAAACCAATAAACCCTATCTCTTCTGTCATTCCTGCTAAAACAAAGTCTGTATGCACTTCGGATAAAAACCCAAGTTTTATATCACCTAAGCCTAAACCTTGTCCAAAAAACCCACCATTATTCATTGCATTTAGTGAGTGTGAAACTTGATATGGTTCAGGTAAGTCTTCAATTCTTAAATACTTATCTGCCCACGATGGTAAAACCATTAGAATTCCATCTTGTACCATTGCCCACCAAGAAAAAATTCTTTGAATTCTATGTGGTGCTGCTAAAATTAATCCAACAAGAGCTAAAACTCCTACTAAACCTAAAGTAACAAAAACTTTGTAAGATCTATTTGCAAATATTAAAAGAATAAATAAAATTCCACCTAGTAAAACAACTTGTCCTAAATCCTTTTGTAAAAAAGCAATTATAAATACAATAATAATAAAACTAAAAAAATAAGGTAAAAGTAAAATAAACTCTTCTTTTAGTGTGATTTTTTTGGGTATCTCAATTAATCTTCTATGAAATGACCATGAAAGAAAATAGATAAAACCTATTTTAAAAAACTCTACAGGGGACAATGAAAATCCAGGTAACCTAATCCATCTATTAGCTCCACCTGAAGCAGTTACTAAAGAAGAAGGAAGAAATGGCATTACTGCCATAAGTATAAAAAATAAAATAAATAAAAACATTCCTAATCTATTGACAACTTTATCGGGATCTATTAATGAAAACCCCCACATCAAAAGAATTGAAACAATTCCAACAAATAGCTGTCTTAAGAAAAAGTGAAATTGATTATACTCATAATACTGCACTGTATAGACACTTAGGGAGTAAGAGAATATAATACTTATTATAATAAGTGAAGATACAAGTAGAAATAGTACATAATCAGCTTGATAAACTCTATTATTTTTAATTTGATTTTTGTTAGAATGCATTCGCTATTATATTATATTATGGATAAATATGTCTTCAAAACTTAACGATAATGATAACAAAATTAAGAAAATTGTAATTCTGTTTTTTTTCATACTTTTTTTAATTATTATTCTAATTACATCTGTATACTTTACAGTTAACAATGAAAGAGATTTACCTAGTTTAGAAAGTTCAAAAAAAGAGCTTTCAGTTAGAGGTGAAATAATCAGTGCTGATAACTTTAAAATCACTAGCTCTAAAAAAATTTACAAAGCTTCAATTGACTCTAGATATTTAGATAAAAATAAA
Encoded here:
- a CDS encoding FtsW/RodA/SpoVE family cell cycle protein — its product is MHSNKNQIKNNRVYQADYVLFLLVSSLIIISIIFSYSLSVYTVQYYEYNQFHFFLRQLFVGIVSILLMWGFSLIDPDKVVNRLGMFLFILFFILMAVMPFLPSSLVTASGGANRWIRLPGFSLSPVEFFKIGFIYFLSWSFHRRLIEIPKKITLKEEFILLLPYFFSFIIIVFIIAFLQKDLGQVVLLGGILFILLIFANRSYKVFVTLGLVGVLALVGLILAAPHRIQRIFSWWAMVQDGILMVLPSWADKYLRIEDLPEPYQVSHSLNAMNNGGFFGQGLGLGDIKLGFLSEVHTDFVLAGMTEEIGFIGLVLISIIMFLIVLRIFKISGRVENKIYHLFTIGIALMIIIAFLINSYGISGMIPIKGIAVPLLSYGGSSMLSMAIAIGMVLSISKSVDMRKKVK